From Anopheles arabiensis isolate DONGOLA chromosome 3, AaraD3, whole genome shotgun sequence, a single genomic window includes:
- the LOC120899871 gene encoding FERM domain-containing protein 5 isoform X1 — translation MFKSRSEGNVVYKCTVRLLEDLDVLECEFQPHHKGCFLLDYVCEQLEITEKDYFGLRFVDSAKQRHWLDLAKTIIKQVKDVDPLVLSFRVKFYPADPLRLTNNGKLMLYQQLKRDLRHGRLYCSAGEAAALGALIVQDELGDYDAEAHTGEYVSSLKIALRQSDQLEKKAMELHQKRDPGQEAVAVYDEFVGIARSLETYGIDPHPVKDHRGTQLYLGINFSGISTFAAGRRTQHFRWPEVHKINFEGKMFIIHLAYSEDRREVKKHTVGFKCPSGAACRYVWRCSIEQMLFFTLPTSQHASVVSGGGFFSWGTKFRYSGRTERELMSEALQALRQQKLNNTSPSKRKAQSVPATPSSPQGDLAEIRKSRYSSLPRSTMSEPLGGCGDHLASSVYCTDNPLPTLETVSEEARKTNGESNDHLSDYYFRDSFDHSSSESGFTAAANSAANPLGDHHHHPHHRTHHPHHLHHHHRQAYTTDNIPALAMHHSVTNHAASIIQQQNASNSAKNAKKFSLLQAFVPSFLFVVVVLIVSAIYILETDTELFAPLRNWPEMICLRYQYYQPLKEFLAKKFGAIF, via the exons ATGTTCAAGAGCCGAAGCGAGGGCAATGTTGTTTACAAGTGTACCGTACGGCTGCTGGAAGATCTCGATGTCCTGGAGTGCGAATTTCAG CCACACCATAAGGGTTGTTTTCTCCTGGACTACGTCTGCGAGCAGCTGGAAATCACCGAAAAGGATTATTTTGGGCTCCGATTTGTCGACTCCGCCAAGCAGAGG CACTGGCTGGATCTGGCAAAAACTATAATCAAGCAAGTCAAAG ATGTGGATCCACTCGTGCTTTCGTTTCGTGTCAAATTTTACCCAGCCGATCCCCTACGGCTAACGAACAATGGAAAGCTGATGCTATACCAGCAATTAAAACGCGATCTTCGGCATGGTCGGCTGTACTGTTCCGCCGGTGAGGCAGCAGCCCTGGGAGCGCTAATAGTGCAAG ACGAGCTCGGCGATTACGATGCGGAAGCACACACCGGCGAGTACGTGTCGTCGCTCAAGATCGCCCTGCGCCAGTCGGACCAGCTGGAGAAGAAGGCGATGGAGCTGCACCAGAAGCGCGACCCGGGCCAGGAAGCGGTCGCAGTGTACGACGAGTTCGTCGGGATCGCGCGCAGCCTCGAAACGTACGGGATCGACCCGCATCCGGTGAAGGATCACCGCGGTACACAGCTTTACCTGGGCATTAACTTCTCCGGCATCAGCACGTTTGCGGCGGGCCGCCGTACGCAACACTTCCGCTGGCCCGAGGTGCACAAGATCAACTTCGAGGGCAAGATGTTCATCATCCATCTGGCGTACTCGGAGGATCGGAGGGAAGTG AAAAAGCACACCGTAGGATTCAAGTGTCCGTCGGGTGCGGCCTGCCGGTACGTGTGGCGATGTTCCATCGAGCAGATGCTGTTCTTTAC TCTTCCAACCAGCCAACACGCTTCCGTTGTTTCCGGGGGTGGATTTTTCTCCTGGGGTACCAAATTCCGCTACTCGGGCCGGACCGAGCGCGAGCTGATGTCCGAGGCGCTGCAGGCGCTGCGCCAGCAGAAGCTCAACAACACCAGCCCGAGCAAGAGGAAAGCGCAGAGCGTTCCGGCGACACCGTCGAGCCCGCAGGGCGATCTGGCAGAAATCCGTAAGTCCC GATACAGTAGCCTTCCACGATCGACCATGTCGGAGCCGCTCGGTGGCTGCGGCGACCATCTGGCCTCGTCCGTGTACTGCACCGACAATCCACTGCCCACGCTCGAGACGGTCTCGGAGGAGGCGCGCAAAACGAACGGTGAAAGCAACGACCACCTGTCCGACTACTACTTCCGCGACTCGTTCGACCACTCGTCGTCCGAGTCCGGCTTCACGGCGGCGGCGAACAGTGCGGCGAACCCGCTCGgcgaccaccatcaccatccgcACCATCGCACGCACCATCCGCACCAtctgcaccatcaccaccggcaGGCGTACACGACGGACAACATCCCGGCGCTGGCGATGCACCACAGCGTCACCAACCATGCGGCCAGCATCATCCAGCAGCAGAACGCCAGCAACAGTGCGAAGAATGCGAAAAAGTTCTCGCTACTGCAAGCGTTCGTCCCGTCGTTCCTGTTCGTGGTGGTCGTGCTGATCGTGTCCGCGATCTACATCCTCGAGACGGACACCGAGCTGTTCGCCCCGCTGCGCAACTGGCCGGAGATGATCTGCCTGCGCTACCAGTACTACCAGCCGCTGAAGGAGTTTCTGGCGAAAAAGTTCGGTGCCATATTTTGA
- the LOC120899871 gene encoding FERM domain-containing protein 5 isoform X2 has product MFKSRSEGNVVYKCTVRLLEDLDVLECEFQPHHKGCFLLDYVCEQLEITEKDYFGLRFVDSAKQRHWLDLAKTIIKQVKDVDPLVLSFRVKFYPADPLRLTNNGKLMLYQQLKRDLRHGRLYCSAGEAAALGALIVQDELGDYDAEAHTGEYVSSLKIALRQSDQLEKKAMELHQKRDPGQEAVAVYDEFVGIARSLETYGIDPHPVKDHRGTQLYLGINFSGISTFAAGRRTQHFRWPEVHKINFEGKMFIIHLAYSEDRREVKKHTVGFKCPSGAACRYVWRCSIEQMLFFTLPTSQHASVVSGGGFFSWGTKFRYSGRTERELMSEALQALRQQKLNNTSPSKRKAQSVPATPSSPQGDLAEIRYSSLPRSTMSEPLGGCGDHLASSVYCTDNPLPTLETVSEEARKTNGESNDHLSDYYFRDSFDHSSSESGFTAAANSAANPLGDHHHHPHHRTHHPHHLHHHHRQAYTTDNIPALAMHHSVTNHAASIIQQQNASNSAKNAKKFSLLQAFVPSFLFVVVVLIVSAIYILETDTELFAPLRNWPEMICLRYQYYQPLKEFLAKKFGAIF; this is encoded by the exons ATGTTCAAGAGCCGAAGCGAGGGCAATGTTGTTTACAAGTGTACCGTACGGCTGCTGGAAGATCTCGATGTCCTGGAGTGCGAATTTCAG CCACACCATAAGGGTTGTTTTCTCCTGGACTACGTCTGCGAGCAGCTGGAAATCACCGAAAAGGATTATTTTGGGCTCCGATTTGTCGACTCCGCCAAGCAGAGG CACTGGCTGGATCTGGCAAAAACTATAATCAAGCAAGTCAAAG ATGTGGATCCACTCGTGCTTTCGTTTCGTGTCAAATTTTACCCAGCCGATCCCCTACGGCTAACGAACAATGGAAAGCTGATGCTATACCAGCAATTAAAACGCGATCTTCGGCATGGTCGGCTGTACTGTTCCGCCGGTGAGGCAGCAGCCCTGGGAGCGCTAATAGTGCAAG ACGAGCTCGGCGATTACGATGCGGAAGCACACACCGGCGAGTACGTGTCGTCGCTCAAGATCGCCCTGCGCCAGTCGGACCAGCTGGAGAAGAAGGCGATGGAGCTGCACCAGAAGCGCGACCCGGGCCAGGAAGCGGTCGCAGTGTACGACGAGTTCGTCGGGATCGCGCGCAGCCTCGAAACGTACGGGATCGACCCGCATCCGGTGAAGGATCACCGCGGTACACAGCTTTACCTGGGCATTAACTTCTCCGGCATCAGCACGTTTGCGGCGGGCCGCCGTACGCAACACTTCCGCTGGCCCGAGGTGCACAAGATCAACTTCGAGGGCAAGATGTTCATCATCCATCTGGCGTACTCGGAGGATCGGAGGGAAGTG AAAAAGCACACCGTAGGATTCAAGTGTCCGTCGGGTGCGGCCTGCCGGTACGTGTGGCGATGTTCCATCGAGCAGATGCTGTTCTTTAC TCTTCCAACCAGCCAACACGCTTCCGTTGTTTCCGGGGGTGGATTTTTCTCCTGGGGTACCAAATTCCGCTACTCGGGCCGGACCGAGCGCGAGCTGATGTCCGAGGCGCTGCAGGCGCTGCGCCAGCAGAAGCTCAACAACACCAGCCCGAGCAAGAGGAAAGCGCAGAGCGTTCCGGCGACACCGTCGAGCCCGCAGGGCGATCTGGCAGAAATCC GATACAGTAGCCTTCCACGATCGACCATGTCGGAGCCGCTCGGTGGCTGCGGCGACCATCTGGCCTCGTCCGTGTACTGCACCGACAATCCACTGCCCACGCTCGAGACGGTCTCGGAGGAGGCGCGCAAAACGAACGGTGAAAGCAACGACCACCTGTCCGACTACTACTTCCGCGACTCGTTCGACCACTCGTCGTCCGAGTCCGGCTTCACGGCGGCGGCGAACAGTGCGGCGAACCCGCTCGgcgaccaccatcaccatccgcACCATCGCACGCACCATCCGCACCAtctgcaccatcaccaccggcaGGCGTACACGACGGACAACATCCCGGCGCTGGCGATGCACCACAGCGTCACCAACCATGCGGCCAGCATCATCCAGCAGCAGAACGCCAGCAACAGTGCGAAGAATGCGAAAAAGTTCTCGCTACTGCAAGCGTTCGTCCCGTCGTTCCTGTTCGTGGTGGTCGTGCTGATCGTGTCCGCGATCTACATCCTCGAGACGGACACCGAGCTGTTCGCCCCGCTGCGCAACTGGCCGGAGATGATCTGCCTGCGCTACCAGTACTACCAGCCGCTGAAGGAGTTTCTGGCGAAAAAGTTCGGTGCCATATTTTGA
- the LOC120899873 gene encoding uncharacterized protein LOC120899873, whose protein sequence is MQNKLFSVSVIALGLLGWYVTVSSQAQTFKYFKMDRIANCEPMDQFPVVMLPNFTVSVNPNENYFNCTLHIKEEIEGPLQYKASIKRCEMDLSKCEYFNTIETNELCDQFEDEGFKDRFLNSISQPLSCPTKPGYYQFTNTKWDLSPVVNLPGTAYRWNIATHVTQLATGRLIYCQEIMARIVVIRKKSNRVKQ, encoded by the exons ATGCAGAACAAACTGTTCTCCGTTTCGGTGATCGCACTGGGCTTGTTGGGTTGGTATGTGACCGTATCCAGCCAGGCGCAGACGTTCAAGTACTTCAAGATGGATCGCATCGCAAACTGTGAGCCGATGGATCAATTCCCCGTCGTAATGCTGCCGAACTTCACGGTCAGTGTTAATCCCAATGAGAACTATTTCAACTGCACGCTTCACATCAAGGAAGAAATCGAGGGTCCTCTGCAG tacaagGCTAGCATTAAGCGCTGTGAGATGGACCTGTCCAAGTGTGAATACTTCAACACGATCGAGACGAACGAACTGTGCGATCAGTTTGAGGATGAAGGATTTAAGGACCGATTTCTGAACAGCATCTCGCAGCCCCTGTCATGCCCGACCAAGCCGGGATATTATCAGTTCACCAACACAAAGTGGGACCTCTCGCCGGTCGTGAATCTGCCGGGCACTGCGTACCGCTGGAATATTGCCACGCACGTGACGCAGCTAGCGACGGGACGCCTTATTTACTGCCAGGAAATTATGGCACGCATTGTGGTGATTCGTAAGAAGAGCAACAGAGTTAAGCAGTAG
- the LOC120899874 gene encoding uncharacterized protein LOC120899874, translated as MGHLYGFGSVVTVVLVQMLVFPSATMAKYYNVVTYDNCKHMDNPAATLSNVKVAGKPNAIELSATLDVTREIEPPVHMQLSVKRCNLQKEGCETYEHISMEDICSKIESNPILHKYMDVFNPPLSCPLKKGRYVAEKSELKLHMLEMFPIENAFWQMEFRFMNKHNQTMQCDFVEIAVTDKE; from the exons ATGGGTCATCTATACGGTTTCGGTTCGGTAGTAACTGTGGTGCTTGTACAGATGCTAGTCTTTCCCTCGGCAACGATGGCTAAG TACTACAATGTCGTCACGTACGACAATTGCAAACACATGGACAATCCGGCCGCCACGCTAAGCAACGTGAAAGTGGCCGGCAAGCCGAACGCGATCGAGCTGAGCGCTACCCTGGACGTGACGCGGGAAATCGAGCCACCCGTTCACATGCAGCTGTCCGTGAAGCGGTGCAATCTGCAGAAGGAGGGCTGCGAAACGTACGAACACATCTCGATGGAGGACATCTGCTCGAAGATCGAGAGCAATCCGATACTGCACAAGTACATGGATGTGTTTAATCCACCGCTTAGCTGTCCGTTGAAAAAG GGTCGTTACGTGGCGGAAAAGTCCGAGCTGAAGCTGCACATGCTGGAGATGTTCCCGATCGAGAACGCGTTCTGGCAGATGGAGTTCCGCTTCATgaacaaacacaaccaaacgATGCAGTGCGATTTCGTTGAAATTGCTGTGACGGATAAGGAATGA